The Candidatus Hinthialibacter antarcticus genome includes the window GTGTTATTGCGAGGAGACCAAAGGCCGACGCGGCAATCTCACCCATCAATAAAGCGAGATTGCTTCGCTTCGCTCGCAATGACACAGATGCGGTAAAGGGTGATGATCCGTTAAAGTTCCGCCCCCAAAGATTGGGGGCGGTTAGGCGGGGGTTGACTGGCGGCGTAGCCGACAGCAATTCAAAAAATCCCCCCCCCCGAACTTTGGGGAGAGAACCTGTGAATTTTGAGGCGGATAAATCCACCTTACTCGCGTGCGGCGTCGAACTTGACTTTTTTTATCTATTTTATTAGGTTTGGTTATATACTATCTTTTGAATGTTTTGTTATTTCACATCATTTTGCGCAAAGCAACTTGCCGGATGTTTTTCACCATGAATTTTCATTGTTAGAGCGGTTGTCAAAAATATGTGCGTAAAGCGCGCCCGTAGCCTGCCTATCGCAGGTAGGGGCTCAGCGATAGATTCCGTTACGGAAACTCAATCCGCGCATAATTCTGGTAATCACTATAAGACCAGTCGCCAATCGAGTGGGGGGAGAAAACGTGAACCGTATCCTATTATGGTTTTGCATCATCGCAATGAGTGCATCTCAGATTATCCGTGCAGACGAACAGTCTGCGTATCAACAGGCTATAGACTCCGCCAAGGCGGCGGCGCATGTGCTTGAGCAGGCCGAGAAAGCCCATCAAGCCTCGCAAGAGTCGCTGAAAGCGGCGCGCGAAGCCGCGCAAAACGCCGACGCCGTCGCGCAAAAGGCCTACCTGGAATTAAAGCAACGCAAACGCAGCGAACGGGTGGCGGGATTGCCCAAACCGCCGCAGCCTCCCGCTGTGGATGTCCCTGCGTTCAATGAAATTGACCGCTTCATCACCGCGCAATGGCCGCAAGACAGCGACCCGCAATTGTGCAGCGACGAAGTTTTCTTGCGCCGCATTTTTCTCGACGTTGTCGGGTATATCCCAAAGCCGGATGAAGTGACCAAGTTTCTCAATGACGAGAGCGGAGACAAGCGGGCGCAATGGATCGACAAACTGCTCGCCCGCGATGAAGACTACGCCGCCAACTGGTCGCAGTTCTGGGAAGACGCGCTGTGCAGCAACGGCAAACACCAGGGCGGCGTTGGGACGCGGGGCGACTTTCAGCCGTATATCATCGAAAGTTTTCGACGGAACATTCCGTATGACGTGTTTGTGACGCAGTTGATCGACCCTAACGCGGCTGGGTATTACGGCGGATACGTCAAATCGAAAGACCATCTCGAGTCCACCCAAACGGCGGCGAATATCGGTCAGGTGTTTTTAGGGACGCGCCTCAAATGCGCCAGCTGTCACGATCATTTTCTCAATTTTGAATGGACCCAAAAGCGCTTTCTGGGTTTTGCCAGTTTCTTTAACGAAGACAATCTGGAAGTCATTCGTTGCGAGGTGAAGCACGGAGAGTTTGTTAAACCGGCGTTCATTTTTGAAAACGGTTCGGTTGACGCCGCCCAGTTAGATTCTCTCGACAAGCGCCTTGAAGTGGTCTCGAACCTGATTGTAGACCCTGCCAACCCGCGGTTTGCCGCGTCATTCATCAACCGGGTGTGGAAACGCTCGGTGGGGATGGGGCTGGTAGAACCGGTAGACGACTTCCGCGAAGATACAGAGGCGTCTCATCCCAAACTGCTGGCGTGGCTGTCGTATGAATTCGCCGCCAGCGGATACGATATCAAACATATCATGCAGTTGGTGTTGAATTCTCGAACCTATCAGTTGGAGTTTAACGAAGCGCTTGCCGACAAATGGAGCGAAGGCGAAGACTTGCCGCGTTATTTTCTCTCGCCTGCGCAACGGCGTTTGACGTGTGAACAGGCGCTGGATTCCATCGCGGCGGCGGTCGGACTGCAACGCAAACGCACCACCTTTGATGAGAGTTCGACCCCGCTGACCCGCTCGCTGGGCAAGCCGGAAACCCGCAACGAAGTCATCACCACCCGGTCAGAAGAAATCGCGGTGATTCAGTCGTTGCAACTGATGAATAGCCCCGAATTTCACGAA containing:
- a CDS encoding DUF1553 domain-containing protein, translating into MNRILLWFCIIAMSASQIIRADEQSAYQQAIDSAKAAAHVLEQAEKAHQASQESLKAAREAAQNADAVAQKAYLELKQRKRSERVAGLPKPPQPPAVDVPAFNEIDRFITAQWPQDSDPQLCSDEVFLRRIFLDVVGYIPKPDEVTKFLNDESGDKRAQWIDKLLARDEDYAANWSQFWEDALCSNGKHQGGVGTRGDFQPYIIESFRRNIPYDVFVTQLIDPNAAGYYGGYVKSKDHLESTQTAANIGQVFLGTRLKCASCHDHFLNFEWTQKRFLGFASFFNEDNLEVIRCEVKHGEFVKPAFIFENGSVDAAQLDSLDKRLEVVSNLIVDPANPRFAASFINRVWKRSVGMGLVEPVDDFREDTEASHPKLLAWLSYEFAASGYDIKHIMQLVLNSRTYQLEFNEALADKWSEGEDLPRYFLSPAQRRLTCEQALDSIAAAVGLQRKRTTFDESSTPLTRSLGKPETRNEVITTRSEEIAVIQSLQLMNSPEFHEMIYGSPLPIRLAKTQDSGEALRLAYLRVLSREPNASERKALLAQLGENPQADEWGDLLWALASSPQFHYIN